A stretch of the Bradyrhizobium arachidis genome encodes the following:
- the pabB gene encoding aminodeoxychorismate synthase component I has product MTDSPIHVRQLPWMTPVTAMRRLAHRTCLTFLDSAASQEPLGRYSYLTCDPFGTYMVADGRPSWNGQCLDDDPWGALRTLLARYQQEHRPDLPPFQGGAAGVFGYDLNRTLERLPVPAASGHRLPQAILHFYDVVVSYDHRENRCWIVSTGWPEQDPARRAARARRRANEFAALLATSSLARNDAHGAVGPWHSNFSRAGYIAAVQRVIDLIQAGDVFQVNIAQRFSARLPTSFDPVAFYCQLRSLNPAPFAALLRYGNLTIASSSPERFLKLDGRQVETRPIKGTGARSTEPIEDQRQAQLLVSSDKDRAENIMIVDLLRSDLSRVCTPHSVEVPALCNLETYASVHHLVSVVTGDLEKSQDAVALLRACFPGGSVTGAPKVRSMEIITEIERVTREVYCGAIGFIAFSGHMDTNIAIRTVTIDDGLAVFHAGGGITAMSDPAAEYDETLAKAQRMFDAFAANSSGGS; this is encoded by the coding sequence GTGACCGATAGCCCGATTCACGTCCGCCAACTGCCATGGATGACCCCCGTCACAGCAATGCGGCGCCTCGCCCACCGAACTTGTCTTACGTTCCTTGATAGCGCAGCAAGCCAGGAGCCGCTGGGGCGCTATTCCTATCTGACCTGCGACCCTTTCGGCACTTATATGGTCGCGGACGGGCGGCCGAGTTGGAACGGGCAGTGTCTTGACGACGATCCATGGGGAGCCCTTCGCACGCTCCTTGCTAGGTATCAGCAAGAGCATCGGCCTGATCTGCCGCCATTTCAGGGCGGAGCGGCCGGGGTCTTTGGGTACGATCTGAACAGGACGTTGGAGCGATTGCCCGTGCCGGCAGCCTCCGGACACCGCTTACCTCAAGCAATCCTGCATTTCTATGACGTAGTCGTCAGCTACGATCACCGCGAGAACAGATGCTGGATCGTTTCTACAGGCTGGCCGGAGCAGGATCCCGCGCGCCGAGCTGCGCGTGCACGCCGTCGAGCCAATGAGTTTGCAGCTCTCCTTGCCACCTCAAGCTTGGCGAGGAATGACGCCCACGGCGCGGTCGGACCCTGGCACTCGAACTTCAGCCGCGCGGGTTACATTGCGGCGGTTCAGCGCGTGATCGACCTGATTCAGGCCGGAGACGTCTTTCAAGTCAATATTGCGCAGCGTTTCAGCGCCCGGCTACCGACCTCATTTGATCCGGTCGCCTTCTACTGCCAACTGCGGTCATTGAACCCTGCACCGTTCGCAGCACTGCTGCGTTACGGCAATCTCACAATTGCATCAAGCTCGCCGGAGCGTTTCCTGAAGCTCGACGGACGGCAGGTCGAAACACGCCCCATCAAAGGCACGGGCGCGCGCTCCACTGAGCCCATTGAAGATCAGCGCCAGGCTCAACTCCTGGTCTCATCCGACAAAGATCGTGCCGAGAACATCATGATCGTCGACCTCCTGCGGAGTGATCTGTCACGTGTATGCACCCCGCATTCTGTTGAAGTTCCTGCGCTGTGCAATCTCGAAACCTACGCCTCTGTGCACCACCTCGTATCAGTCGTTACGGGGGATCTAGAAAAGAGCCAAGACGCCGTCGCCCTTCTTCGCGCCTGCTTTCCAGGCGGCTCCGTTACCGGGGCGCCGAAGGTGAGATCGATGGAAATTATCACGGAGATCGAGCGAGTAACGCGAGAGGTCTATTGCGGAGCGATCGGGTTCATCGCCTTTAGCGGCCACATGGATACGAATATTGCGATCCGCACTGTCACGATCGACGACGGCTTGGCTGTGTTTCACGCAGGTGGCGGGATAACGGCGATGTCGGATCCAGCGGCCGAATACGATGAGACACTCGCCAAAGCACAGCGAATGTTTGATGCATTTGCCGCCAATTCTTCCGGTGGCTCTTGA
- a CDS encoding GntR family transcriptional regulator: MMSGNRTTAGRIAESIGERIINGALQPNFPLRQDHVAREFNSSHVPVREAFRQLEAQHLVVSAPRRGVRVAPLDTNSVKEIAEMRAALEVVALRNAAPKLSSVHLARIELALIEGDNAQTIEEFEMANRAFHYALVAPCAMPRLLASLDELQLANSRLVFAMARTAGWRPRSNQDHRLIFQALRARNLDQACNLLARHIQTIEHLALQTS, translated from the coding sequence ATGATGAGCGGGAACAGGACAACTGCTGGACGCATCGCCGAGTCGATTGGCGAGCGCATTATCAACGGCGCACTGCAGCCGAACTTCCCGCTTCGGCAAGATCATGTCGCGCGAGAATTCAATTCAAGTCACGTCCCGGTGCGCGAGGCTTTTCGACAACTGGAGGCTCAACATCTTGTCGTGAGTGCACCTCGTCGAGGCGTGAGGGTTGCTCCGCTCGACACGAACTCGGTGAAGGAGATCGCCGAGATGCGTGCAGCGCTCGAGGTGGTCGCGCTGCGCAATGCAGCTCCAAAGCTCTCATCGGTCCACTTGGCACGCATCGAACTTGCCCTGATTGAAGGAGACAATGCCCAGACGATTGAGGAGTTTGAGATGGCCAACCGGGCCTTTCACTACGCCCTGGTTGCGCCGTGTGCGATGCCGCGCCTGCTTGCAAGTCTCGACGAACTTCAGCTTGCCAATTCTCGGCTGGTCTTCGCGATGGCGCGCACGGCCGGCTGGCGCCCACGGTCCAACCAAGATCATCGCCTGATTTTCCAGGCCCTGCGAGCGCGCAACCTTGACCAAGCCTGTAATCTGCTCGCGCGTCACATTCAAACCATCGAGCACCTGGCCCTTCAGACCTCCTGA
- a CDS encoding Dabb family protein — translation MIRHIVLFTAKDEAHIDRIIEGLSVLSTIPHASRLEVARNRKRDQLGNDIDVIVYGEFENEAELAAYKAHDLYQESIRRVRPLRELRFAADYDVSSDVRFLTRRAVSTGGG, via the coding sequence ATGATCCGTCACATCGTTTTGTTCACTGCCAAGGATGAGGCGCACATTGACCGGATCATCGAAGGCCTTTCGGTTCTGTCGACCATTCCGCATGCAAGCCGGCTGGAGGTTGCTCGCAACCGCAAGCGCGACCAGCTCGGCAACGACATCGACGTCATCGTTTATGGCGAGTTCGAGAACGAGGCGGAACTGGCAGCTTACAAAGCGCATGACCTATACCAAGAATCGATCAGGCGGGTACGTCCACTCCGCGAGCTGCGGTTCGCGGCGGACTACGATGTATCAAGCGATGTGCGGTTCCTCACTCGCCGCGCCGTATCCACAGGCGGAGGCTAA